Proteins encoded in a region of the Candidatus Zixiibacteriota bacterium genome:
- a CDS encoding YHS domain-containing protein, whose translation MKKIWLTIAGVLIVLILLLGFSTGWFGGKGEKGPKMAVCPVCKMKVLVTETTPTYVYKGKTYYFMNEEHKNIFVEDPERFLKLN comes from the coding sequence ATGAAAAAGATCTGGCTGACAATTGCAGGGGTTCTGATAGTCTTGATTCTTCTATTGGGATTTTCAACTGGCTGGTTTGGAGGTAAAGGTGAAAAAGGTCCCAAGATGGCTGTTTGCCCGGTTTGCAAGATGAAAGTCCTGGTCACTGAAACCACTCCAACTTACGTATACAAAGGCAAGACCTATTATTTTATGAACGAAGAGCATAAGAATATCTTTGTTGAGGATCCGGAGAGGTTTCTCAAATTAAATTAA
- a CDS encoding YHS domain-containing protein, with product MKRSSLIIIAVLSLFFWYLASASILVYGAEEKAQVTEHKIIKEEIGKDFTCVMCGMEMKVAKNTPAVDYKGKTYYFCGAGEKKAFSKTPEKYATQESTDSLTTATGYTEHKITDEELGKEAICPVTKKSFKISKETPAIDFQGETYYFCCPGCSNKFMASQSAPDSLKVEPDSLHHNQSTGGSHKHKGCC from the coding sequence GTGAAACGTTCAAGCCTAATCATAATAGCTGTGTTAAGCTTATTTTTCTGGTATCTGGCATCTGCCAGCATACTGGTATACGGTGCGGAGGAAAAAGCGCAGGTCACTGAGCATAAGATCATAAAGGAAGAGATTGGTAAGGATTTTACCTGCGTGATGTGTGGTATGGAGATGAAAGTCGCCAAGAATACGCCCGCAGTTGATTATAAAGGGAAAACCTATTATTTCTGCGGTGCTGGAGAGAAGAAGGCTTTTTCTAAAACCCCGGAAAAGTACGCAACTCAGGAAAGTACGGATAGTCTGACAACAGCGACAGGCTACACTGAGCATAAGATAACGGACGAGGAATTAGGCAAAGAGGCGATCTGTCCCGTCACAAAAAAGAGTTTCAAGATTTCAAAAGAGACTCCTGCCATAGATTTTCAGGGGGAAACCTATTATTTCTGCTGTCCGGGGTGTAGTAACAAATTCATGGCTTCACAGTCCGCACCTGATTCTCTTAAAGTAGAGCCGGATTCCCTTCATCATAATCAGAGCACTGGAGGGAGTCATAAACATAAAGGATGCTGTTGA